Below is a genomic region from Meleagris gallopavo isolate NT-WF06-2002-E0010 breed Aviagen turkey brand Nicholas breeding stock chromosome 5, Turkey_5.1, whole genome shotgun sequence.
GTCTGACTAGCTTAGGCTGCTTGGGCATATAATCACTTTGCTTtccaaattaattattttggttttggacGTGTGGATGACAGATACTTGAACAAACATGAGACTGTCTTCACAGCACAAGTTGAAGCATCCTAATGAATGCTTTTAAAGATAATGTCTGtctaagcagagaaaaatgctgCTCCTCTACAGAGGAGCTGGGAGGCATAGCTGTTGGGACTGCAAATAGTCTTCTGGTTttgctaaaatgaaaaagtttgTTCTCGTactcataaaatattttggttggGATGAATTCTTCCCTATCCTGCTTCTGCACAAAGGTGGCATTCCAGCAGCACTGGTACCTTCCAGCTtgagctgcagcctctgcagtaGGCCACAGCTAATGTCTTTAGACACTCTGCAAACTTGCTGCCCAAGGGGAGAATCCTTGAAGTAAGGCTAAGGATAAAGTGAGTTGTGTCCAGCCCTGTGGAAATCAATAAAATCAGATAGGGACTTAgttttgtgaaaagaaatgcaaaggaacTCAATGTAAAGTCACATTTCTCCTTCCCATACCTGTTGGCTGGCGGGATCTTGCCTCTTTCAAGTAGTAGAGTGCCTTGTTGTAGTCACCCAGGTGGTAAAATGCAACTCCCGACCGGTAGAGTGCCTTGAAATTCTCACCTTCTTTCTGCAGCACCTTCAGGCAGTACTCCTTGACACGCTCATAGTTCACCAGCTCGGCCTGgagcaggcaggctgcagggcagggggagagagagagcaggGAGCGTTATGGCTGCATTTCTGCTCCTGCAATCTGCACAGGCAAAAAGAGTAGCCTAGGTGAGGGCAGTGACTCA
It encodes:
- the TTC9 gene encoding tetratricopeptide repeat protein 9A isoform X1 translates to MSGLHGGHWEKQVCAPSVTAQSVTRLQSWTEIHAQAWCKGTACLLQAELVNYERVKEYCLKVLQKEGENFKALYRSGVAFYHLGDYNKALYYLKEARSRQPTGLDTTHFILSLTSRILPLGSKFAECLKTLAVAYCRGCSSSWKVPVLLECHLCAEAG